Proteins from one Triticum aestivum cultivar Chinese Spring chromosome 7A, IWGSC CS RefSeq v2.1, whole genome shotgun sequence genomic window:
- the LOC123153189 gene encoding uncharacterized protein — translation MFDEENNLTWKKLTSAGPTLSLLDDNVIYIMANENMCHPTAYVLTVDTKSLKLESELVKEFETKGTIFEIKEGLVLSVVSKRLRVLRKKQNRIAQMEESVAAGKMLNQEQKELMHSKPVIAALIDELERLRVPLSTALTKELSTVPAPAAGSSSFGSDLSIQDLLALIYFGSLFYVKSPNEFIATMVARKNERSSCITHGYVWDDTVDLLVENDLDAVSAVAALAAARPSSADGVSHHDALQACAHHARLWLTRADAPIHPGSSVTYAAVRSKLDRIMASDYYTAPAVAGNHGAEGLQAQMSMTDSPEAPSLKETLAAENHKEDEEDSSHAIEIDNDHQSNAADVQNVDGKTLVNPRVEYRVAEAEQEKFDVKEQDQMYAEPKKRQFQHPRQSCQNQRGGDRGWRGAYPNGRSGHGGGRGMGSRYENGRGGGGGGGRGMGSGYENGRGGGGGGGCGMGSGYENGCGGGGGYQNDRGCGGGYQNGRDGGGSSGYQNSRGGGGGGGYQNSRGGGGSGRYQNSRGGGGGGGYYNNDDGYYQPRNLNNRGRGAGRWPRGHRED, via the exons ATGTTTGATGAGGAAAACAATTTGACTTGGAAGAAATTGACTAGTGCTGGTCCTACATTAAGCTTGCTTGATGACAATGTTATTTACATTATGGCGAACGAGAACATGTGCCATCCGACAGCATATGTACTTACTGTGGACACCAAAAGTTTGAAGCTCGAGTCTG AGTTGGTTAAAGAATTTGAAACCAAAGGGACAATATTTGAAATCAAGGAAGGGCTGGTGCTCTCGGTGGTGTCGAAGCGTCTCCGTGTGCTGCGGAAGAAGCAGAATCGCATCGCGCAGATGGAGGAGTCCGTCGCTGCCGGCAAGATGCTTAACCAGGAGCAGAAGGAGCTCATGCACTCCAAGCCCGTCATCGCCGCGCTCATTGACGAGCTTGAGCGCCTCCGCGTACCACTCTCCACTGCTCTCACCAAGGAGCTCTCCACCGTCCCTGCACCTGCTGCTGGTTCCTCATCCTTTGGCTCCGATTTGTCCATCCAGGACCTCCTCGCGCTCATCTACTTCGGCTCCCTTTTTTATGTCAAGTCACCGAACGAGTTCATCGCCACCATGGTTGCGCGCAAGAACGAACGGAGCAGCTGCATCACCCACGGCTACGTATGGGATGATACCGTGGACCTGCTCGTGGAGAACGACCTTGACGCAGTGTCTGCTGTGGCGGCCCTTGCCGCGGCTCGCCCTTCTTCCGCAGATGGTGTCTCCCACCATGACGCACTCCAGGCCTGTGCCCATCATGCCCGCCTATGGCTAACCCGTGCTGATGCGCCGATCCACCCTGGCTCCTCTGTTACAT ATGCTGCGGTGAGGTCCAAGTTAGACAGGATCATGGCATCAGACTACTACACAGCACCTGCAGTTGCTGGGAACCATGGAGCTGAAGGTCTGCAGGCACAGATGAGCATGACCGACTCACCAGAGGCACCATCACTCAAGGAGACCCTAGCTGCTGAAAATCACAAG GAGGACGAGGAAGATTCCTCGCATGCCATAGAAATCGACAATGATCATCAGTCTAATGCAGCCGATGTGCAAAATGTG GATGGTAAAACCCTGGTGAACCCTCGTGTGGAATATCGCGTGGCTGAGGCAGAGCAGGAGAAATTTGATGTGAAAGAACAAGATCAGATGTATGCCGAGCCAAAAAAGCGACAGTTTCAGCACCCTCGGCAATCTTGTCAGAACCAGCGAGGTGGTGATCGTGGCTGGAGGGGGGCCTACCCTAATGGCCGCAGCGGGCATGGAGGCGGCCGTGGCATGGGCAGCAGATACGAGAATGggcgtggaggtggtggtggtggcggccgtGGCATGGGCAGTGGATACGAGAATGggcgtggaggtggtggtggtggtggctgtgGCATGGGCAGCGGATACGAAAATGggtgtggaggtggtggtggatacCAGAATGACCGGGGTTGTGGTGGCGGATACCAGAATGGCCGGGATGGTGGTGGCAGCAGCGGGTATCAGAACAGccggggtggtggtggcggtggtgggtaCCAGAACAGCcggggtggtggtggcagcggccgGTACCAGAATAgccggggtggtggtggtggcggcgggtaCTACAACAACGACGATGGGTACTACCAGCCGAGGAACTTGAACAACAGGGGCAGGGGCGCAGGGAGGTGGCCACGCGGACACCGAGAGGATTGA